A single region of the Salvia miltiorrhiza cultivar Shanhuang (shh) chromosome 8, IMPLAD_Smil_shh, whole genome shotgun sequence genome encodes:
- the LOC130997423 gene encoding diphthine--ammonia ligase: MKVVALVSGGKDSCYAMMKCQQYGHQIVALANLMPIDEDQDELDSYMYQTVGHQIVVSYAQCMGIPLFRRRIQGTTRHHGLSYNMTPGDEVEDMLILLKEVKRQIPSISAVSSGAIASDYQRLRVESVCSRLGIVSLSYLWKQDQSLLLQEMIRSGVIAITVKVAAIGLVPSKHLGKELTHLESHLHKLKELYGINVCGEGGEYETLTLDCPLFKNARIVLDKFEVILHSSDQIAPVGVLHPLEYHLEKKLVPLSNTDNDKTNEVPVGESNLVHEVVGDFQDILEAPSSKDVVISDLGVDTKQELRFSKSKKKNTFSITCWLQDASKTSVDLQEDLRVVLTKIQLLLNENNCSWENVLYIHLYIDDMNEFALANNEYVKFITQEKCRFGVPSRSTIELPLVQAGLGRAYVEVLVSDDNTKNVLHVQSISEWAPSCIGPYSQATLHKNILQMAGQLGLDPPTMLFSVEGPPLEFQQALENSEAVAKCFNCSISTTAICLVIYCSASLSSSDRIGVDNQMDVCLAQIKSQLNNGSKSNALVVNDPVILYILVPDLPKRALVEVKPLLYSGENMETPTSVTKQDLCTKQAYWGFEHESWHNGCLQKCIVGSRICAAAISITQEIAAKICSQTTSPAYNESECKAHTQKKIVRIAEFCIYLLNEVLLENDLSWDDILNLRIYFSTSPETSHAALSTIFTNAFTEFAEMSRRIESGTEPFFTLVPILAAGTSATAMDNILTCELFARKF, from the exons ATGAAGGTAGTGGCGCTAGTCAGTGGCGGTAAGGACAGTTGCTATGCGATGATGAAATGCCAGCAGTACGGTCATCAG ATTGTGGCGCTGGCGAATTTGATGCCTATTGATGAAGATCAAGATGAGCTCGATAGCTACATGTATCAGACA GTGGGACACCAAATAGTTGTAAGCTACGCACAATGCATGGGGATTCCATTGTTTAGGAGACGAATTCAAGGAACTACAAG GCATCATGGCCTTAGCTACAATATGACTCCTGGGGATGAAGTTGAAGATATGTTGATCCTCTTAAAAGAAGTTAAGAGGCAGATACCATCTATTTCAGCAGTATCCTCGGGTGCTATTGCGTCTGACTATCAAAGGTTACGTGTGGAAAGTGTGTGTTCTAGGTTGGGGATTGTTTCTTTGTCATATTTGTGGAAGCAAGATCAATCATTGCTCCTTCAAGAAATG ATAAGGAGTGGAGTTATTGCCATCACAGTAAAG GTAGCAGCGATAGGGTTGGTCCCTTCAAAGCACTTGGGGAAGGAATTAACACATTTAGAGTCCCATCTTCACAAGCTAAAAGA GTTGTATGGGATAAACGTATGCGGTGAAGGGGGAGAATATGAAACTTTAACTCTGGACTGTCCCCTTTTCAAA AATGCTCGAATAGTGCTCGATAAATTTGAAGTCATATTACATTCATCAGATCAAATAGCTCCTGTAGGAGTTCTTCATCCCCTGGAATATCATTTGGAGAAGAAGTTGGTCCCCTTGTCTAACACTGATAATGACAAAACCAATGAGGTACCTGTGGGAGAATCCAACTTAGTGCATGAAGTGGTGGGAGATTTCCAGGATATCTTGGAAGCTCCATCTTCTAAAGATGTTGTGATATCTGACTTAGGAGTAGATACAAAACAAGAACTTCGCTTCTCAAAATCCAAGAAGAAGAATACTTTCTCCATTACTTGCTGGCTGCAGGATGCCTCCAAAACCTCTGTAG ATTTGCAAGAGGATCTGCGGGTGGTTTTAACAAAAATACAATTGTTGCTCAATGAAAATAATTGCTCTTGGGAGAACGttctatatatacatttatatatagatgataTGAACGAGTTTGCTCTAGCAAACAACGAATATGTGAAATTCATTACTCAAGAGAAGTGTCGTTTTGGTGTGCCATCACGGTCGACAATAGAACTTCCTCTTGTGCAAGCTGGTCTTGGGAGAGCTTATGTAGAAGTCTTGGTTTCAGATGATAATACTAAAAATGTTTTGCATGTTCAAAGTATTTCAGAGTGGGCTCCGAGTTGTATCGGTCCGTACAGCCAG GCAACCTTGCATAAGAATATTCTGCAAATGGCTGGCCAGTTGGGGCTTGACCCACCAACGATGTTGTTCTCTGTTGAAGGTCCTCCGCTGGAGTTTCAACAAGCGCTGGAGAACAGTGAAGCTGTTGCAAAATGTTTCAACTGTTCAATATCTACGACTGCTATTTGCCTCGTTATTTATTGTTCGGCATCTTTGAGTTCTTCAGACCGAATTGGTGTTGATAATCAGATGGATGTTTGTCTTGCGCAAATAAAGTCGCAGTTGAATAATGGAAGCAAGTCAAATGCGCTTGTAGTGAATGATCCTGTCATTTTGTACATTCTGGTTCCTGATCTGCCAAAAAG aGCTCTTGTGGAAGTTAAACCCCTTCTTTACAGTGGGGAGAATATGGAAACCCCAACTAGTGTCACCAAACAAGATTTATGTACGAAACAAGCTTATTGGGGGTTTGAGCATGAAAGCTGGCACAATGGTTGTCTCCAGAAATGTATCGTTGGCAGTAGAATATGTGCAGCTGCGATATCTATCACGCAAGAGATTGCGGCAAAGATCTGTTCTCAGACTACTAGCCCTGCTTACAATGAATCAGAATGTAAAGCTCATACTCAAAAGAAAATCGTAAGGATAGCTGAGTTCTGCATCTACCTGCTCAATGAAGTTCTTCTTGAGAATGATCTCTCCTGGGATGATATATTG